In Kitasatospora gansuensis, a genomic segment contains:
- a CDS encoding M20/M25/M40 family metallo-hydrolase, which translates to MTVPCQVVTGLVEYHRFHIVQSIGGPVIEQLRGWVGAHDLDRELADWVSRPSVSRTGEGMVEAAAHGLRLLRASGLEAREVETGGWPALVGTADGPGLHVLIYGHYDVQPAGPLELWTTPPFVPSIRDGRMYGRGTGDNKGQHLAQLLGLRALRDLTGGFPCRVTVLLDGEEEIGSPNLAVALRQVGQPDLVIWSDGPVHDSGRATVVLGVRGILMFELRARGANRPLHSGNWGGVAPNPAWTLVQLLATMRSADGTVTVPGFADDVPPLTDGQRAALADLPVDVAGTLEAIGAAGLEPPIGLGFHERLALPTLTVNSLSCEDSGDHRAVIPDVAIARCEARLVDGQTPDQVADAIRRHVAKYAPEVEFVPGAAMSPSVTLPETPYTATIFRAVEEVLGHRPLLVPSLGGSLPIAALSEVFSCPCYGVPLANVDEANHAADENLDLDLFRRGVVAAATIQLALAALS; encoded by the coding sequence GTGACTGTACCTTGCCAAGTCGTCACCGGTTTGGTTGAATACCATCGATTTCATATTGTGCAATCGATTGGGGGGCCTGTGATCGAGCAGCTCAGGGGCTGGGTTGGCGCCCATGACCTGGACCGCGAGCTGGCGGACTGGGTCTCCCGGCCGAGCGTGAGCCGGACCGGCGAGGGCATGGTCGAGGCCGCAGCCCACGGTCTTCGGCTGTTACGTGCCTCGGGTCTGGAGGCGCGCGAAGTCGAGACCGGTGGCTGGCCCGCGCTGGTGGGGACGGCGGACGGGCCCGGGCTGCACGTGCTGATCTACGGTCACTACGACGTGCAGCCGGCCGGGCCGCTCGAGCTGTGGACCACGCCACCGTTCGTACCGTCGATCCGTGACGGCCGGATGTACGGGCGTGGTACGGGCGACAACAAGGGGCAACATCTCGCGCAACTGCTCGGGTTACGTGCCCTGCGGGACCTGACCGGCGGATTTCCCTGCCGGGTCACGGTGTTGCTCGACGGCGAGGAAGAGATCGGCAGCCCCAACCTGGCGGTGGCGTTACGCCAGGTCGGTCAGCCCGATCTGGTGATCTGGAGCGACGGGCCGGTGCACGACTCGGGCCGGGCGACCGTGGTCCTCGGGGTACGCGGAATCCTGATGTTCGAACTGCGTGCGCGCGGCGCGAACCGGCCGCTGCACTCGGGGAACTGGGGCGGAGTCGCACCGAATCCGGCGTGGACGCTGGTCCAGCTGCTGGCCACCATGCGGTCGGCGGACGGCACCGTGACCGTGCCCGGATTCGCCGACGACGTCCCGCCGTTGACCGATGGTCAGCGGGCCGCGCTGGCGGATCTTCCGGTGGACGTGGCCGGGACGCTCGAAGCGATCGGGGCGGCCGGCCTGGAGCCGCCGATCGGGCTGGGATTCCACGAACGCCTGGCCCTGCCCACGCTGACCGTGAACTCGTTGAGCTGCGAGGACTCCGGCGACCACCGCGCGGTGATCCCCGACGTCGCCATCGCCAGATGCGAGGCGCGGCTGGTCGACGGTCAGACGCCGGACCAGGTCGCGGACGCCATCCGGCGGCACGTCGCGAAGTACGCGCCCGAGGTCGAGTTCGTGCCCGGCGCGGCGATGTCACCGTCCGTGACGTTACCCGAGACCCCTTATACGGCCACGATTTTCCGGGCGGTGGAGGAAGTACTCGGCCACCGGCCGCTGCTGGTTCCCTCGCTGGGCGGAAGCCTGCCGATCGCCGCGCTCAGCGAGGTGTTCTCCTGCCCCTGTTACGGCGTGCCGCTGGCGAACGTCGACGAGGCCAACCACGCGGCCGACGAGAACCTCGACCTCGACCTGTTCCGCCGTGGAGTCGTCGCCGCGGCGACGATCCAGCTCGCACTGGCGGCGCTCTCATGA
- a CDS encoding S9 family peptidase, whose product MTVWGAWPAKEGFAYVSDESGRPQPWFQTWAGERRMFPVDGAVTRLAWRPDESRLLVVVDVTGVQDYRLAELDPVTGELEWLAAEPGVRREIGVPYSSASQPYSPDGRLLAYATSARDVTCLDVYVRDLTTGASRMVLQGDDRYLPICFSPDSRYLLVLKFHQNTDQDLFACDLSTGRTLHLTPHEGPAKYQPGGWTEDGIYLCTTEGRDFLGVALLVPGRPLQWIATPDTDVENVMVGPQVVWAVPEDQRTLLCTSETTVELPGFASQPFGYDGFVPRFAGDRLLAQVGAGDRAVEFFLVDPVSGDLEQLTDFSAELPDDLVAPETVWFTGADGLEISGLLYRPRSTAGSVPAVLTIHGGPEWAALPVHDPVIQRMVRAGMAVLAPNVRGSTGRGLAYQRLIYRDWGRGDLADFEAAARFLRSLDWVDGDRLGVHGMSYGGFAALSCLTRLPDHWRAGVAICGPVDLEADVRALPPTWSRRVVEWIGDVDNPADLARLRAASPLTHAADIQAPLLLAHAEGDATVVIGGTEQLYRTLTELGKTVRFIRLSRGHLPDDRDERDELDAAVVQWFCDYLKP is encoded by the coding sequence ATGACCGTTTGGGGCGCCTGGCCCGCGAAGGAGGGCTTCGCGTACGTCAGCGACGAGTCCGGCCGGCCGCAGCCCTGGTTCCAGACCTGGGCGGGGGAGCGCCGGATGTTCCCGGTCGACGGCGCGGTCACCCGGCTGGCGTGGCGGCCCGACGAGAGCCGCCTCCTGGTGGTGGTGGACGTGACCGGCGTCCAGGACTACCGGCTGGCCGAACTCGACCCGGTCACCGGCGAGTTGGAGTGGTTGGCGGCGGAGCCCGGGGTCAGGCGCGAGATCGGCGTGCCGTACTCGAGCGCGAGCCAGCCGTACAGCCCGGACGGCCGCCTGCTCGCGTACGCGACCAGCGCGCGCGACGTCACCTGCCTCGACGTCTACGTGCGGGACCTGACGACCGGCGCGTCCAGGATGGTCCTGCAGGGCGACGACCGGTACCTGCCGATATGTTTCTCACCGGACTCCAGGTACCTGCTCGTGCTGAAGTTCCATCAGAACACCGACCAGGACCTGTTCGCCTGTGATCTCTCCACCGGCCGGACGCTGCACCTCACCCCGCACGAGGGCCCGGCGAAGTACCAGCCGGGCGGGTGGACCGAGGACGGGATCTACCTGTGCACCACCGAGGGCCGTGACTTCCTCGGTGTCGCCCTGCTCGTCCCCGGCCGGCCGTTGCAGTGGATCGCCACGCCGGACACCGACGTGGAGAACGTGATGGTGGGTCCGCAGGTCGTCTGGGCCGTGCCCGAGGACCAGCGCACGCTGCTGTGCACGTCGGAGACCACGGTCGAACTGCCCGGATTCGCCTCCCAGCCGTTCGGCTACGACGGCTTCGTGCCGCGGTTCGCCGGGGACCGGCTGCTGGCCCAGGTCGGCGCCGGCGACCGGGCGGTCGAGTTCTTCCTGGTGGACCCGGTATCCGGCGACTTAGAGCAACTCACCGACTTCAGCGCCGAGTTGCCGGACGACCTGGTCGCGCCGGAAACGGTCTGGTTCACCGGTGCGGACGGGCTGGAGATATCCGGCCTGCTGTACCGCCCGCGTTCCACGGCCGGTTCGGTCCCCGCGGTGCTGACCATCCACGGTGGTCCGGAGTGGGCCGCGCTGCCGGTCCACGACCCGGTGATCCAGCGGATGGTGCGAGCCGGAATGGCCGTGCTGGCACCGAACGTGCGCGGGTCGACCGGGCGAGGGCTGGCCTACCAGCGGCTGATCTACCGCGACTGGGGACGCGGTGACCTGGCCGACTTCGAAGCCGCCGCACGGTTCCTGCGCAGCCTGGACTGGGTGGACGGCGACCGGCTCGGTGTCCACGGGATGTCCTACGGCGGGTTCGCGGCGCTCAGTTGCCTGACGAGGCTGCCGGACCACTGGCGGGCCGGGGTCGCGATCTGCGGGCCGGTGGACCTCGAAGCGGACGTCCGGGCCCTGCCGCCGACCTGGAGCCGACGGGTCGTGGAGTGGATCGGCGACGTGGACAACCCGGCGGACCTGGCGCGGCTGAGGGCGGCGAGTCCGCTGACCCACGCGGCGGACATCCAGGCGCCGCTGCTGCTGGCCCATGCGGAAGGTGACGCCACGGTGGTCATCGGCGGCACCGAGCAGCTGTACCGGACGCTGACCGAACTGGGCAAGACCGTGCGGTTCATCCGCCTCTCCCGCGGTCATCTTCCGGACGACCGGGACGAGCGGGACGAGCTCGACGCCGCCGTCGTGCAGTGGTTCTGCGACTACCTCAAGCCGTGA
- a CDS encoding MFS transporter — translation MFPDSPYRRHPYETRPKRRTPALLTSTRKTRKGQAQIMPSAVAGAEAPPRRRLGLILALLAFAQCIYAVDYSIVFVALPEIRTGLGFSAQTLQWVVSGYAVAFGGFLLLGGRAADLFGRRRMFTFGLFLYAVSSLAGALAGDPTTLIIARAVQGIGGAFLAPATLSLVTTTFAEGPERNRALAIWGGAGGSGMILGSLLGGVLTGAFGWASIFFANVPLAGGAMLLAFAVIPKDTELGASGRKFDLPGALTATVGSTLLVFTLVQAPVSGWTSPTILITAAIAVATLAAFLTIEGRGRDPLLPLRLFRNRNLSTGTVVTFVFMGTFGALPYFFTVYFQTVHGYSATKSGLAFLLPCVGVLIGNLSGGKLATRFGVRATLIGALLMGLVGTIAFAFSVSESGSYLQLVPGVLILSLGQGTIFTAMYAAATTGVAAEDQGIASGVAATGQQVGAAVGLAVLVAVANSGHEGLTGEALRVATADGVRSAMWATVAGIVLIVLVVLNFRRSAAVPVVEASEESEEQDGVKSAV, via the coding sequence TTGTTTCCCGATTCCCCTTACCGAAGGCATCCCTATGAGACCCGACCCAAGCGTCGAACCCCTGCGTTACTGACAAGTACTCGAAAAACCCGGAAGGGACAGGCACAGATAATGCCTTCTGCAGTCGCCGGCGCGGAAGCGCCACCCCGCCGACGCCTCGGCTTGATCCTGGCACTGCTGGCTTTCGCCCAGTGCATCTACGCAGTTGACTACAGCATCGTTTTCGTCGCATTGCCCGAGATCCGTACCGGTCTCGGCTTCTCCGCCCAGACCCTCCAGTGGGTCGTCAGCGGCTATGCCGTCGCGTTCGGCGGCTTCCTGCTGCTCGGCGGCCGTGCGGCCGACCTGTTCGGACGCCGCCGGATGTTCACCTTTGGCCTGTTCCTGTACGCGGTCTCCTCGCTTGCCGGAGCGCTCGCGGGTGACCCGACGACCTTGATCATCGCGCGTGCGGTGCAGGGTATCGGTGGCGCCTTCCTCGCCCCCGCAACGCTTTCACTGGTCACCACGACCTTCGCCGAAGGCCCTGAGCGCAACCGTGCGCTGGCGATCTGGGGCGGTGCCGGCGGTAGCGGCATGATCCTCGGCTCGCTGCTCGGTGGCGTGCTGACGGGTGCGTTCGGCTGGGCGTCGATCTTCTTCGCCAACGTCCCGCTCGCCGGTGGCGCCATGCTGCTCGCGTTCGCCGTCATCCCGAAGGACACCGAACTGGGGGCCTCCGGGCGCAAGTTCGACCTGCCCGGCGCGCTGACTGCGACCGTGGGTTCGACGCTGCTGGTGTTCACCCTGGTCCAGGCCCCGGTGTCGGGTTGGACTTCGCCGACGATCCTGATCACCGCGGCCATCGCGGTGGCCACGCTCGCCGCGTTCCTCACCATCGAGGGCCGCGGCCGTGACCCGCTGCTGCCGCTCCGGCTGTTCCGCAACCGCAACCTGAGCACCGGTACCGTCGTCACCTTCGTCTTCATGGGGACGTTCGGCGCGCTGCCGTACTTCTTCACCGTCTACTTCCAGACCGTGCACGGCTACTCCGCGACGAAGAGCGGTCTCGCCTTCCTGCTGCCGTGTGTCGGGGTGCTCATCGGCAACCTGTCCGGCGGGAAGCTGGCCACCCGCTTCGGGGTGCGTGCCACGTTGATCGGCGCGCTCCTGATGGGTCTCGTCGGTACCATCGCCTTCGCCTTCTCCGTCTCGGAGAGCGGTTCGTACCTGCAGCTGGTGCCGGGCGTGCTCATCCTCAGCCTCGGTCAGGGCACCATCTTCACCGCGATGTACGCGGCGGCGACCACCGGGGTCGCGGCCGAGGACCAGGGCATCGCCTCGGGTGTCGCGGCGACCGGCCAGCAGGTCGGTGCCGCGGTCGGCCTCGCCGTCCTGGTGGCGGTCGCCAACTCCGGTCACGAAGGACTGACCGGTGAGGCGTTGCGCGTCGCCACCGCCGATGGTGTGCGCTCCGCGATGTGGGCCACCGTGGCCGGCATCGTGCTGATCGTGCTGGTGGTGCTGAACTTCAGGCGGAGCGCAGCCGTTCCGGTTGTCGAGGCGTCGGAGGAGTCCGAGGAGCAGGACGGCGTGAAGTCTGCTGTCTGA